In Rhodanobacter denitrificans, a single window of DNA contains:
- a CDS encoding ThiF family adenylyltransferase produces MSSQRRRPNVRQCFQASRCCRLGSATALRSKVESRRLMMSDAPVTPEPFDYATAFSRTIGWITRAEQAKLRSRRVAIAGLGGVGGSHLLTLTRLGIQSFNLADLDRFGTENFNRQAGAFLSTVGQPKVDVVSRMARDINPDLDINKFPGGVTVDNMEQFLSGVDLYVDGLDFFVLDIRARLFALCAERGIPAITAAPLGMGAAVLVFLPGQMTFEEYFRLEGKTLDEQLLRFMVGLAPAVLHQGYLVDPSAVDLVNHRGPSTPMACEICAGIAGTQALKILLGRGKVLAAPHGLHFDAYRNKLARTWRPGGNNNPLQRLLLSVARRRFMRR; encoded by the coding sequence TTGTCGAGCCAACGCCGCCGGCCCAACGTTCGGCAATGCTTCCAGGCAAGCCGATGTTGCCGCCTCGGTTCAGCAACCGCCCTGCGCAGCAAGGTCGAGAGTAGACGCCTCATGATGTCTGATGCACCGGTCACGCCCGAGCCGTTCGACTACGCCACGGCATTCAGCCGGACGATCGGCTGGATCACCAGGGCCGAGCAGGCGAAGCTTCGCTCCAGGCGCGTGGCGATCGCCGGACTCGGCGGCGTTGGCGGCAGCCATCTGCTGACCCTGACCCGACTCGGCATCCAGTCGTTCAACCTCGCCGATCTCGACCGATTCGGCACGGAAAATTTCAACCGCCAGGCCGGGGCGTTCCTGTCGACTGTGGGCCAGCCCAAGGTCGACGTGGTATCCCGGATGGCGCGGGACATCAATCCGGATCTGGACATCAACAAGTTCCCCGGCGGCGTCACCGTCGACAACATGGAGCAGTTCCTGTCGGGGGTGGATCTGTACGTCGACGGACTGGATTTTTTCGTGCTCGATATCCGCGCCAGGCTGTTTGCCCTGTGCGCCGAGCGCGGCATTCCGGCGATCACCGCGGCGCCGTTGGGCATGGGCGCCGCGGTACTGGTGTTCCTGCCGGGGCAGATGACATTCGAAGAGTATTTCCGGCTGGAAGGGAAAACACTCGACGAGCAATTGCTGCGCTTCATGGTGGGCTTGGCGCCCGCCGTGCTGCATCAAGGCTATCTGGTCGACCCGTCGGCGGTGGACCTGGTCAACCATCGGGGACCATCGACGCCCATGGCCTGCGAAATCTGCGCCGGGATAGCCGGCACCCAGGCGCTGAAGATCCTGCTGGGCAGGGGCAAGGTACTCGCGGCGCCCCACGGCCTGCACTTCGATGCCTACCGCAACAAGCTCGCCCGCACGTGGCGACCGGGGGGCAACAACAATCCGCTGCAACGCTTGCTCCTGTCCGTGGCGCGCCGCCGTTTCATGCGCCGGTAA
- the prsK gene encoding XrtA/PEP-CTERM system histidine kinase PrsK, producing the protein MHVIIIASYLTAAAAFLVGTALLGAGWRGQRTGALLVLATMISILWGVFLAYAEWQRTVAVHWILLAEVLHYGAWIVFVSALFSTWPMSGMLRGLHVVAHALWVVLALYCLGPLTGLAQAAGLPFSVNVPLVGVLVLALTGLVFLEQIYRNVQREQRWALKFLVIALGLLFAYGIFLYSYAVLYRQFNASAWAARGFIDALLVPLLLVAAARNPQWSLDVGVSRRAVFYSTSLLVVALYIIATAIGGYYVRLYGGDWGRVAEITLVCFALLLVLLIAFSGQARSRLRVFLHKNFFSFRHDYREEWLRLTATLSAGDTELPQRAVHAIAQIMDSPAGALFTRDDADDFVAEARWNMPTPAGLKLPASVPAFGLMQTRRWIYDLSEPPPLGDEQLRAPAELTGLPHAWLLVPLVLEDRLVGFVVLAHARARRAFDWEDIDLLRAAGSQVAGILAQAVDARRLAEARQFEGFNRLTAFLMHDLKNLAAQQSLLLQNAERHRHNPAFVDDMLATVANSVQRISRLLEQLRGDAAPARHGRVPLAAVLDKALDECHAQSPRPQYLPATDELWVQTDTDQLATVLGHVIRNAQDAAQAHGHVTLRVRHETGHATIEIEDDGAGMDEDFIHNRLFKPFFTTKASKGMGIGAYQARAYVHSLGGTMRVDSTPGQGSVFTIQLPLAEPAGAAVVTGKPQAAP; encoded by the coding sequence ATGCACGTCATCATCATCGCCAGTTACCTGACCGCCGCCGCCGCGTTTCTCGTCGGTACGGCACTGCTGGGCGCCGGTTGGCGCGGTCAGCGCACCGGGGCCTTGCTGGTCCTGGCCACGATGATCTCGATCCTGTGGGGCGTGTTTCTGGCTTACGCCGAGTGGCAGCGCACGGTGGCGGTCCACTGGATACTGCTGGCCGAGGTTCTGCACTACGGCGCCTGGATCGTCTTCGTAAGCGCCCTGTTCAGCACCTGGCCGATGTCCGGCATGCTGCGTGGCCTGCACGTCGTCGCGCATGCACTCTGGGTCGTGCTCGCGCTCTACTGCCTGGGGCCGCTGACGGGTTTGGCGCAGGCAGCCGGGTTGCCGTTCAGTGTCAACGTACCGCTGGTCGGCGTACTGGTGCTCGCCCTCACCGGATTGGTGTTCCTCGAACAGATCTACCGCAACGTGCAACGGGAACAACGCTGGGCGCTCAAGTTTCTGGTGATCGCGCTCGGCCTGCTGTTCGCCTACGGCATCTTCCTGTATTCCTACGCGGTGCTCTACCGGCAGTTCAACGCCAGCGCATGGGCGGCGCGCGGCTTCATCGATGCCCTGCTGGTGCCGCTGTTGCTGGTGGCGGCGGCGCGCAACCCGCAGTGGTCGCTGGATGTGGGGGTGTCGCGACGCGCGGTGTTCTATTCCACCAGCCTGCTGGTGGTCGCGCTGTACATCATCGCCACGGCGATCGGCGGTTATTACGTGCGCTTGTACGGGGGCGACTGGGGCCGGGTGGCGGAAATCACGCTGGTCTGCTTCGCGCTGTTGCTGGTGCTGTTGATCGCATTCTCCGGCCAGGCGCGCTCGCGTCTGCGGGTATTCCTGCACAAGAACTTCTTCAGCTTCCGCCACGACTATCGAGAGGAATGGCTGCGCCTGACCGCGACACTGTCCGCCGGCGACACGGAGTTGCCGCAGCGCGCGGTGCACGCGATCGCGCAGATCATGGACAGCCCGGCCGGCGCCCTGTTCACGCGCGACGACGCCGACGACTTCGTGGCGGAAGCGCGCTGGAACATGCCAACGCCAGCCGGCCTGAAGCTTCCGGCCAGCGTGCCGGCGTTCGGGCTCATGCAGACGCGCCGGTGGATTTACGACTTGAGCGAACCGCCGCCGCTGGGCGACGAACAACTGCGGGCGCCGGCCGAATTGACCGGCCTGCCGCACGCCTGGCTGCTGGTGCCACTGGTGCTGGAAGACCGGCTCGTCGGTTTCGTGGTGCTGGCGCATGCACGCGCGCGTCGCGCGTTCGATTGGGAGGACATCGACCTGCTGCGGGCAGCCGGCAGCCAGGTGGCCGGTATCCTGGCGCAGGCGGTCGATGCCCGGCGCCTTGCCGAGGCGCGCCAGTTCGAAGGCTTCAACCGGCTCACCGCGTTCCTGATGCATGACCTCAAGAACCTCGCGGCCCAGCAATCGTTGCTGCTGCAGAACGCCGAGCGCCACCGGCACAACCCGGCGTTCGTGGATGACATGCTCGCGACCGTAGCCAATTCGGTACAGCGCATCTCGCGCCTGCTCGAGCAGTTGCGCGGCGATGCAGCGCCGGCCAGACACGGCCGCGTGCCACTGGCGGCGGTGCTCGACAAGGCGCTCGACGAGTGCCACGCGCAGTCGCCACGGCCGCAGTACCTGCCGGCCACGGATGAGCTGTGGGTGCAGACAGATACCGATCAGCTGGCCACCGTGCTCGGGCACGTGATCCGCAACGCCCAGGATGCAGCGCAGGCCCACGGCCATGTCACGCTGAGAGTCAGGCACGAAACCGGGCATGCCACCATTGAAATCGAGGATGACGGAGCAGGCATGGACGAGGATTTCATCCACAACCGGTTATTCAAGCCGTTCTTCACCACCAAGGCCAGCAAGGGCATGGGCATCGGCGCCTATCAGGCTCGCGCTTACGTGCACTCATTGGGTGGAACGATGCGTGTGGACAGCACCCCCGGCCAAGGCAGCGTATTCACGATCCAGCTGCCGCTGGCCGAACCCGCCGGGGCCGCCGTGGTGACCGGCAAGCCGCAGGCCGCGCCATGA
- a CDS encoding PEP-CTERM sorting domain-containing protein (PEP-CTERM proteins occur, often in large numbers, in the proteomes of bacteria that also encode an exosortase, a predicted intramembrane cysteine proteinase. The presence of a PEP-CTERM domain at a protein's C-terminus predicts cleavage within the sorting domain, followed by covalent anchoring to some some component of the (usually Gram-negative) cell surface. Many PEP-CTERM proteins exhibit an unusual sequence composition that includes large numbers of potential glycosylation sites. Expression of one such protein has been shown restore the ability of a bacterium to form floc, a type of biofilm.) has protein sequence MLKKKSIGIALACALALGAWSGSTFATPTNVGGVVWDPSSPLDLTVQALNFRESSISGVGNVLTGYGVIGSFNGTNEATFCPGCNLNFTFQYTVSSIIGNQVEFSPGSISFFVDNTSSFNVLNPATAGIGTPWLTLSGHTGSLLGFAGTAQLFSTIVGTVANPLTGSNGIGFLDATGGPAASYFQTHTQADGLGGFADFTLNSEFLFSAVRTCTGISPDPANICHYPITGTATLIGRTVPEPGEMGLLGLGLAFLGLLVRRRGKEADGRV, from the coding sequence ATGTTGAAGAAGAAAAGCATCGGAATCGCCCTCGCATGCGCGCTGGCGCTGGGTGCGTGGAGCGGATCGACGTTTGCAACCCCCACCAATGTGGGCGGTGTCGTGTGGGATCCCAGCTCTCCGTTGGACCTGACCGTCCAGGCACTCAACTTCCGCGAATCGAGTATCTCGGGCGTCGGCAACGTGCTGACGGGCTACGGGGTAATTGGCTCGTTCAACGGGACAAACGAGGCAACGTTCTGCCCGGGCTGCAATCTCAACTTCACCTTCCAGTACACGGTGTCGAGCATCATCGGTAACCAGGTTGAGTTCAGTCCTGGATCCATCAGCTTTTTCGTCGACAACACCAGCAGCTTCAACGTGCTGAATCCGGCGACGGCCGGGATCGGTACGCCGTGGCTCACCTTGTCCGGCCATACCGGCTCGTTGCTTGGCTTTGCGGGCACGGCACAGCTTTTCTCGACGATCGTCGGCACGGTTGCCAATCCCCTGACCGGATCCAACGGCATCGGTTTTCTGGATGCGACCGGAGGTCCTGCGGCGTCCTACTTCCAGACCCATACGCAGGCCGATGGTCTGGGCGGATTCGCGGATTTCACGCTCAATTCGGAGTTCCTGTTCAGCGCAGTCAGGACGTGCACGGGTATCTCGCCGGATCCGGCCAATATCTGCCACTACCCGATTACGGGCACGGCCACGTTGATCGGCAGAACGGTACCCGAGCCGGGAGAGATGGGCCTGCTGGGTCTTGGACTGGCCTTTCTGGGCTTGCTTGTACGGCGTCGCGGCAAAGAGGCTGATGGACGCGTCTAG
- the wecB gene encoding non-hydrolyzing UDP-N-acetylglucosamine 2-epimerase, whose protein sequence is MQRLRIDLIAAARPNFMKVAPLFHVLHEQPWCRLRLVHTGQHYDQNMSEAFFRDLKLPPPDLHLGVGSGSHAKQTADVMLAYEEACAADRPDLVVVVGDVNSTMACALVGAKLHIPIAHLEAGLRSGDRRMPEEINRLVTDTLADILWTPSPDADEHLAAEGVPPEKITRVGNIMIDSYELMRERIDASGERRRLGLENHAYAVVTLHRPSNVDTPTPLTALVDQLIRMAARLPLVFPVHPRTRKNLEAFGLCSKLADAPNLQVIEPLGYVDFMNLVCGAHLAITDSGGIQEETTYLGIPCLTLRTTTERPITITEGTNRLVTAAGLVPAVDEILAGRWPQGRKPRLWDGHTAARVAADIRRRLLRAPPHVAEATAVPATAHQRTRGNA, encoded by the coding sequence ATGCAGCGGCTCAGGATTGATTTGATCGCCGCCGCGCGACCCAATTTCATGAAGGTCGCGCCGCTGTTCCACGTGCTGCACGAACAGCCGTGGTGCCGCCTGCGACTGGTACACACCGGCCAGCATTACGACCAGAACATGTCGGAGGCTTTTTTCCGTGACCTGAAGTTGCCGCCGCCGGACCTGCACCTGGGCGTGGGCAGCGGCAGCCACGCGAAACAGACCGCCGACGTGATGCTCGCCTACGAAGAGGCCTGCGCTGCGGATCGGCCGGACCTGGTCGTGGTGGTCGGAGACGTCAATTCAACGATGGCCTGCGCCCTGGTCGGCGCGAAGCTGCACATTCCGATCGCGCACCTGGAGGCCGGGTTGCGCAGCGGCGATCGCCGGATGCCCGAGGAAATCAACCGGCTGGTGACCGACACGCTGGCGGACATCCTGTGGACGCCGTCGCCGGACGCGGACGAACACCTCGCCGCCGAAGGCGTGCCACCGGAAAAGATCACCCGCGTCGGCAACATCATGATCGATTCCTACGAACTCATGCGTGAGCGCATCGACGCCAGTGGGGAGCGGCGCCGACTCGGGCTGGAGAACCATGCATACGCGGTGGTGACCCTGCACCGCCCCTCCAACGTGGACACGCCCACGCCGCTCACGGCGCTGGTCGACCAACTGATCCGCATGGCGGCCAGATTGCCGCTGGTGTTTCCGGTGCACCCGCGCACCCGCAAGAATCTGGAAGCCTTCGGCCTGTGCTCGAAACTGGCCGACGCGCCCAACCTGCAAGTCATCGAGCCGCTCGGTTACGTGGATTTCATGAACCTGGTCTGCGGTGCGCACCTGGCCATCACGGATTCGGGCGGCATCCAGGAGGAAACCACCTATCTCGGCATACCCTGCCTGACACTGCGCACCACGACCGAGCGGCCCATCACGATCACGGAGGGCACCAACCGGTTGGTGACTGCCGCCGGGCTGGTACCGGCGGTGGACGAGATTCTCGCCGGCCGCTGGCCGCAGGGACGCAAGCCCCGACTCTGGGACGGACATACCGCGGCACGCGTTGCGGCCGACATTCGCCGTCGCCTGCTGCGCGCACCGCCCCACGTCGCCGAAGCAACAGCAGTTCCCGCAACCGCCCACCAGCGTACGCGGGGCAATGCCTGA
- a CDS encoding phosphatidylserine decarboxylase: MTILVLQIVILCLVAAAIVLWAFYFPYPSPLIRRWLAPRKRWPETQIRTWLKRGEFQRAFLRHFYSDPERIAPPGNAMLAPADGLVTSAQVQGGVRYLVIALSFWDMHVQRSPVSGRVLAVESHGDGFMDGEGREFAFLREKSCPVQKRLVIGTGAGQVAVRLITSLAARRIETWVQEGEEIKRGQRIGRILLGSTVVLELPAAVNLLVHTGDRVWAGETAVAEGATCP; the protein is encoded by the coding sequence ATGACGATACTTGTCCTGCAGATCGTGATCCTGTGCCTGGTGGCCGCGGCCATCGTGCTCTGGGCGTTTTATTTCCCGTACCCGTCGCCGCTGATACGGCGCTGGCTTGCGCCGCGCAAGCGCTGGCCGGAAACGCAGATCCGCACATGGCTGAAGCGGGGGGAATTTCAGCGTGCGTTTCTACGCCACTTTTACAGTGATCCGGAGCGCATCGCGCCTCCCGGCAACGCCATGCTGGCTCCGGCAGACGGGCTGGTGACCAGTGCGCAGGTACAAGGCGGAGTGCGCTATCTGGTGATCGCGCTCAGTTTCTGGGACATGCATGTGCAGCGCAGCCCGGTGTCCGGTCGGGTGCTCGCCGTGGAGTCGCACGGCGACGGCTTCATGGACGGGGAGGGAAGGGAGTTTGCTTTTCTGCGCGAGAAATCCTGCCCGGTGCAAAAGCGTCTGGTGATTGGGACGGGCGCCGGGCAAGTTGCGGTGCGCTTGATTACCAGCCTGGCGGCGCGGCGTATCGAGACCTGGGTCCAGGAGGGCGAGGAGATCAAGCGCGGCCAGCGGATCGGCCGGATCCTGCTGGGAAGCACGGTGGTGCTCGAGCTGCCGGCTGCGGTGAACCTGCTGGTGCATACGGGCGATCGCGTCTGGGCCGGCGAAACGGCGGTTGCAGAAGGCGCGACCTGCCCATGA
- the prsT gene encoding XrtA/PEP-CTERM system TPR-repeat protein PrsT translates to MQIDPARRAWRTEGDDMRLIRLNTRVVRCALALLCAALSLGGCGLGSRHGSVEAGARYQANGEYRAAYIEAKKVLQRDAKNGEAWLLLGQASLMLGNPKDALSELQNAEANGVPAERWAVPMGRALLMTRQYDQLLATLTPDKPYEAATKARVAVLRGDAYRGLRQFDQARQAYMAVLSGDPKNPGALVGLAQLAVIAGDPDAAGKYVQQALAAAPDNPQVWVAKGDLAFDNADFAGAEADYQKVMGFKNPDWLPQERFYALARLANAQAQQSQFDKALANIQTLEKMLPQHPYLHYLRAVVLYKQGHLDDAVSELQQVLKVSPDNAQAQLLMGAVNYAQGNYSQAEMYLSNAMGMDQKNVNVRKLLALTLYREGRSRQALDTLRPAASGTPSDAELLALLQKSAATNARSPGTVAAATSAGTPSDTLFARAGNAIAGGNEAEAINLLQDIPAGSTSTEARRNSLLVMAYVREQRPAEAVKVAAAYASSNPRDSAAHLLYGTALVAASRRPEARAQYAEALKLDPENLAALLSLGGLDSLEGHHEAAASRYATVLKKDPRNAAAMTALGQLAALQGDRAEAAKRFKQAIDTAPKSPTAYIALVVLYGEDGKYDEAVSTAKQLVAASPDNPAALNALGAAELNAGHHGEALKVLQQAVNFAPQVPLYRTNLARAQILGKDTKAAASNLDAVIKADPGQVTAVVLRALLKSQDHDLAGATALAQMLQKQPATKAAGFTLEGDLYMANKSYREAAQAYQQGLKLQYDRPLVVKSFLALNESGANAPEGVLRDWLAKHPDDNATHLLLADYYLKHTQNALAAAQYEQVLKTDPSSIDALNNLAWIYTEQNNPKALALAERAYKLASGSPGIADTYAWALVAHNQPRTALPILLQAAKAAPKAPAIQYHLAVAQARTGDHAGARSTLVALQKSGADFQGKPAAEKLYRELTGASAK, encoded by the coding sequence ATGCAGATTGACCCCGCGCGCCGCGCGTGGCGAACTGAGGGTGACGATATGCGCTTGATCAGGTTGAACACGCGGGTCGTTCGTTGCGCCCTGGCGCTGTTGTGCGCCGCCTTGTCACTGGGCGGCTGCGGCCTTGGCAGCCGACACGGCAGCGTCGAGGCCGGCGCCAGATACCAGGCCAACGGGGAGTATCGCGCGGCGTACATCGAGGCCAAGAAGGTCCTGCAACGCGATGCCAAGAACGGCGAGGCCTGGCTGCTGCTCGGGCAAGCTTCGCTGATGCTCGGCAATCCAAAGGACGCCCTGAGCGAACTGCAGAACGCCGAGGCGAACGGGGTGCCGGCAGAACGTTGGGCGGTACCCATGGGCCGGGCGCTGCTGATGACACGCCAATACGACCAGTTGCTCGCAACCCTGACTCCCGACAAGCCCTACGAGGCCGCCACCAAAGCGCGTGTAGCCGTGCTGCGGGGCGACGCCTATCGCGGACTCAGGCAGTTCGACCAGGCCCGGCAGGCGTACATGGCCGTGCTGTCGGGGGACCCGAAGAACCCGGGTGCGCTGGTGGGGCTGGCCCAGTTGGCGGTCATCGCCGGCGATCCGGATGCCGCCGGCAAGTACGTGCAGCAGGCATTGGCCGCCGCGCCAGACAATCCGCAGGTCTGGGTGGCGAAGGGCGATCTCGCGTTCGACAACGCCGATTTCGCCGGCGCCGAAGCGGATTACCAGAAGGTGATGGGCTTCAAGAATCCCGACTGGCTGCCGCAAGAGCGCTTCTACGCCTTGGCCCGGCTGGCCAACGCACAGGCGCAGCAAAGCCAGTTCGACAAGGCGCTGGCCAACATCCAGACGCTGGAAAAAATGTTGCCGCAGCACCCGTACCTGCACTACCTGCGCGCCGTGGTGCTGTACAAGCAGGGTCATCTGGACGACGCCGTTTCCGAGCTTCAGCAGGTGCTCAAGGTGTCCCCGGACAACGCCCAGGCGCAACTGCTCATGGGCGCGGTCAACTACGCGCAAGGCAACTACAGCCAGGCGGAAATGTACCTCAGCAACGCCATGGGCATGGACCAGAAAAACGTCAATGTGCGCAAGTTGCTGGCGCTCACGCTCTACCGCGAAGGCCGCTCGCGCCAGGCGCTGGACACGCTTCGACCGGCCGCGTCGGGCACACCATCCGACGCCGAGCTGCTGGCGCTGTTGCAGAAATCTGCCGCCACGAATGCCCGTTCACCAGGGACGGTAGCCGCCGCAACCAGTGCAGGCACTCCGTCCGACACCCTGTTTGCACGCGCCGGCAACGCCATCGCGGGCGGAAATGAAGCGGAAGCGATCAACCTGCTGCAGGATATTCCTGCGGGCAGTACCTCCACCGAGGCGCGCCGCAACAGCCTGCTGGTCATGGCCTACGTACGCGAACAACGCCCGGCCGAAGCGGTCAAGGTGGCGGCCGCCTATGCGTCCAGCAATCCGCGCGACAGCGCCGCGCACCTGCTGTACGGAACCGCGCTGGTCGCGGCCAGTCGGCGCCCCGAAGCACGCGCCCAGTACGCCGAGGCCTTGAAGCTGGACCCGGAAAATCTTGCCGCGCTCCTGAGCTTGGGTGGCCTGGATTCACTGGAGGGCCATCACGAAGCTGCTGCCAGCCGCTACGCAACCGTATTGAAAAAGGACCCGCGCAACGCGGCGGCGATGACCGCGCTCGGTCAACTCGCCGCGCTGCAGGGTGACAGGGCGGAAGCCGCCAAGCGATTCAAGCAGGCCATCGACACGGCGCCGAAGTCCCCCACCGCGTATATCGCACTGGTGGTGCTATACGGCGAAGACGGCAAATACGACGAAGCCGTGAGCACGGCCAAACAGCTGGTAGCTGCCAGCCCCGACAACCCGGCGGCACTCAATGCGCTCGGAGCAGCGGAACTCAATGCCGGCCATCACGGCGAAGCGTTGAAAGTGCTGCAGCAAGCCGTGAACTTCGCGCCGCAAGTGCCGTTGTACCGCACCAATCTGGCGCGTGCGCAGATCCTCGGCAAGGATACGAAGGCTGCCGCAAGCAATCTTGACGCGGTGATCAAGGCCGATCCGGGCCAAGTGACGGCGGTGGTCCTGCGGGCGCTGCTGAAATCGCAGGACCATGATCTGGCGGGTGCCACTGCGCTCGCGCAAATGCTGCAGAAGCAACCTGCCACCAAGGCAGCGGGCTTCACGCTGGAAGGCGACTTGTACATGGCGAACAAGTCCTATCGCGAAGCCGCCCAGGCCTACCAGCAAGGACTGAAGCTGCAGTACGACCGGCCACTGGTGGTCAAGAGCTTCCTCGCGCTGAACGAAAGCGGCGCCAACGCTCCAGAAGGCGTACTGCGCGACTGGTTGGCCAAACATCCGGACGACAACGCCACCCACCTGCTGTTGGCCGACTACTACCTGAAGCACACGCAGAACGCGCTGGCTGCCGCGCAGTACGAGCAGGTGTTGAAGACCGATCCGTCCAGTATCGACGCACTCAACAACCTCGCCTGGATTTACACGGAGCAAAACAATCCCAAGGCGCTGGCACTGGCGGAGCGAGCCTACAAACTGGCGTCTGGCTCGCCGGGCATTGCGGACACCTATGCCTGGGCGCTGGTCGCGCACAACCAGCCAAGGACCGCGCTGCCGATCCTGCTGCAAGCGGCCAAGGCAGCGCCCAAGGCACCGGCGATCCAGTATCACCTGGCCGTGGCCCAGGCGCGCACCGGCGACCATGCCGGCGCGCGAAGCACGCTGGTGGCGCTGCAAAAATCCGGTGCTGATTTCCAGGGCAAGCCGGCCGCGGAGAAGTTGTATCGCGAGTTGACCGGCGCCAGCGCCAAGTAG
- the prsR gene encoding PEP-CTERM-box response regulator transcription factor, with the protein MSQKQRCLLIVEDDVGLQRQLRWSFEDYDVVMAGDRPTALALLRRHEPAVVLQDLGLPPDATGTTEGFATIAEILQDAPHTKIVVVTGNGDRDNAVKSIGCGAYDFCSKPLELEVLRLIVDRAFRVHELEAENRKLRSQSSTVLEGIIGSSEAMLDAYRLIEKVSPSSATVLLLGETGTGKEVFARAVHRLSTRRDGPFVAINCAAIPETLLEAELFGHEKGAYTGAHKQTRGKIELAVNGTLLLDEIGDMPFALQAKLLRFLEERVVERIGGRELIPVDVRIICATHQDLPALISAGRFREDLFYRVSEVTIRLPPLRERAGDIAPLARHFLEQAASRHGRAVHGFTAKALKAIEASPWRGNVRELENAVNSAVIMADGKQIDLEELRLGAAGGDILDLRQVRNDAEKRAIQRALTQAGGNLSHVAGLLGISRPTLYDLLDKHGLKKPADAD; encoded by the coding sequence ATGAGTCAGAAGCAGCGCTGCCTGTTGATCGTCGAGGACGATGTCGGCCTGCAGCGCCAGCTGCGCTGGAGCTTCGAGGATTACGACGTGGTCATGGCCGGTGATCGGCCGACCGCGCTCGCCCTGCTGCGCCGCCATGAACCGGCGGTGGTGCTGCAGGACCTGGGCTTGCCTCCCGACGCCACCGGTACCACCGAGGGCTTCGCCACGATCGCGGAAATCCTGCAGGACGCACCGCACACCAAGATCGTCGTGGTCACCGGCAACGGCGACCGTGACAACGCGGTCAAGTCCATCGGCTGCGGCGCCTACGATTTCTGCTCCAAGCCACTGGAACTGGAAGTCCTGCGCCTGATCGTGGATCGCGCCTTCCGGGTGCATGAGCTGGAGGCCGAGAACCGCAAGCTCAGAAGCCAGTCGTCCACGGTGCTCGAAGGCATCATCGGCAGCAGTGAAGCCATGCTCGACGCCTACCGGCTGATCGAGAAGGTCAGCCCTTCCAGCGCCACCGTCCTGCTGCTCGGCGAGACCGGCACCGGCAAGGAGGTGTTCGCGCGTGCGGTGCACCGCCTGAGTACGCGGCGCGACGGGCCGTTCGTGGCAATCAACTGCGCGGCCATTCCTGAAACCCTGCTGGAAGCCGAGCTGTTCGGCCACGAAAAAGGCGCCTACACCGGTGCGCACAAGCAGACCAGGGGCAAGATCGAACTGGCCGTCAACGGCACCCTGCTGCTCGACGAGATCGGCGACATGCCGTTTGCGCTGCAGGCCAAACTGCTGCGGTTTCTGGAGGAGCGGGTGGTCGAGCGCATCGGCGGCCGCGAACTGATTCCGGTGGATGTGCGCATCATCTGCGCGACGCACCAGGACCTGCCCGCGCTGATCAGCGCAGGGCGCTTCCGCGAGGATCTGTTCTACCGCGTCAGCGAAGTAACCATCCGGCTCCCGCCGCTGCGCGAACGCGCCGGCGACATAGCGCCCCTGGCACGGCATTTTCTCGAGCAGGCGGCCAGCCGCCACGGCCGCGCAGTCCATGGCTTTACTGCCAAGGCGCTCAAGGCCATCGAGGCGTCTCCGTGGCGCGGCAACGTGCGCGAGCTGGAGAACGCCGTCAACAGCGCCGTCATCATGGCGGACGGGAAGCAGATCGACCTGGAAGAGCTGCGTCTTGGTGCGGCCGGCGGAGATATTCTGGACCTGCGCCAGGTACGAAACGATGCCGAAAAAAGGGCGATCCAGCGGGCTCTGACCCAGGCCGGCGGCAACCTCTCGCATGTCGCGGGCCTGCTCGGGATCAGCCGCCCGACGCTCTACGATCTTCTGGACAAGCATGGCTTGAAAAAGCCTGCCGATGCAGATTGA